Proteins encoded within one genomic window of Chlamydia muridarum str. Nigg:
- a CDS encoding ParA family protein, whose amino-acid sequence MQTLVFCSFKGGTGKTTLSLNVGCNLAQFLGKRVLLIDLDPQSNLSSGLGASIEGNHKGLHEVMCASNDLKSIICKTKKTGVDIIPASFLSEQFREFSTNGIPSSNLRLFLDEYCSPLYDVCIVDTPPSLGGLTKEAFIAGDKLIVCLIPEPFSILGLQKIREFLISIGKPEEEHILGVALSFWDDRSSTNQTYIDIIESIYENKIFSTKIRRDISLSRSLLKEDSVINVYPTSRAATDILNLTHEISALLNSKHKQDFSQRTL is encoded by the coding sequence TTGCAAACCTTAGTTTTTTGCTCTTTTAAGGGTGGGACAGGAAAAACAACACTTTCCCTGAATGTAGGGTGTAATTTAGCTCAATTTTTAGGAAAGAGAGTACTTCTAATTGACCTAGATCCCCAATCAAATCTCTCATCTGGATTGGGGGCTAGCATCGAAGGCAACCATAAAGGCCTTCACGAAGTGATGTGTGCCTCAAATGATTTAAAATCAATAATTTGTAAAACAAAAAAAACTGGGGTAGACATAATCCCTGCATCATTTTTGTCAGAACAATTTAGAGAATTTTCTACAAATGGCATCCCAAGCAGCAATTTACGGCTGTTTTTAGATGAGTATTGTTCGCCTTTATATGATGTGTGCATAGTAGATACTCCACCTAGTCTTGGTGGATTAACAAAAGAAGCCTTTATTGCAGGAGACAAACTAATCGTATGTTTGATTCCTGAGCCATTTTCTATTCTCGGGCTGCAGAAAATTAGAGAATTTTTAATTTCTATAGGCAAACCTGAGGAAGAACATATTCTTGGGGTAGCACTATCTTTTTGGGATGACCGGAGTTCGACTAATCAAACGTACATAGATATCATTGAGTCAATTTACGAAAATAAGATTTTTTCAACAAAAATACGCAGAGATATTTCTTTGAGTCGTTCCCTTCTTAAAGAGGATTCTGTGATCAATGTATATCCAACTTCAAGAGCTGCAACAGATATTCTGAATTTAACACACGAAATATCTGCTCTTTTAAATTCTAAACACAAACAAGACTTTTCCCAGAGGACACTGTGA